In a genomic window of Saccharothrix sp. HUAS TT1:
- a CDS encoding LacI family DNA-binding transcriptional regulator: MIDSVDKPDGRAAEPRRPTMRSIAHQAGVNVSTVSRALRAAPGQEAVGVGADVVARIHRIADELGYRPDPHAASLRSRRTNVVGVLVPRLSDVVLATIFEGVDAHCTEHGYQAVVANTGDDPAEHARRLDLMRTRRVDGLILADTRLTDPPVDPGLPFVLVNRRRPGQLSVTCDDEAGGELVGDHFADLGHRHVGIVGGHPWAGTAVDRAHGCRAALARRGVEVPDSHLLHTGFDTRGGREATERLLRATPRPTAIFAVNDYAAVGVMGALRDAGLTPGRDVAVAGYNDIDVASELLIPLTTVDSSPLDMGRHAARTLLALLRGEDVSPVLLPPRLRIRSSTSDSAAGRGR; encoded by the coding sequence ATGATCGACAGCGTGGACAAGCCCGACGGACGCGCCGCGGAGCCCCGACGACCCACGATGAGGTCGATCGCGCACCAGGCCGGCGTCAACGTCTCGACGGTGAGCCGCGCGCTGCGCGCCGCGCCCGGACAGGAGGCGGTGGGGGTCGGCGCGGACGTCGTGGCCCGCATCCACCGGATCGCCGACGAACTCGGCTACCGCCCCGACCCGCACGCGGCCAGCCTGCGGTCACGGCGCACCAACGTCGTCGGCGTCCTGGTGCCGCGCCTGTCCGACGTCGTGCTGGCCACCATCTTCGAGGGCGTCGACGCCCACTGCACCGAGCACGGCTACCAGGCCGTGGTCGCCAACACCGGCGACGACCCCGCCGAGCACGCGCGCCGGCTGGACCTGATGCGCACCCGCAGGGTGGACGGCCTCATCCTCGCCGACACCCGCCTGACCGACCCGCCCGTCGACCCCGGACTGCCGTTCGTGCTGGTCAACCGCCGCCGCCCCGGTCAGCTGTCGGTCACCTGCGACGACGAGGCGGGCGGGGAGCTGGTCGGCGACCACTTCGCCGACCTCGGCCACCGCCACGTCGGCATCGTCGGCGGTCACCCCTGGGCAGGCACCGCCGTCGACCGCGCGCACGGCTGTCGCGCCGCACTGGCCCGACGCGGCGTCGAGGTGCCCGACAGCCACCTGCTGCACACCGGCTTCGACACCCGCGGCGGCCGGGAGGCCACCGAACGCCTCCTGCGCGCCACGCCGCGCCCGACCGCCATCTTCGCGGTCAACGACTACGCCGCCGTCGGCGTCATGGGCGCCCTGCGGGACGCCGGGCTCACACCCGGGCGCGACGTCGCGGTCGCCGGCTACAACGACATCGACGTCGCTTCCGAACTGCTCATCCCGCTCACCACCGTGGACAGCTCCCCCCTCGACATGGGCCGCCACGCCGCCCGGACGCTGCTGGCGCTCCTGCGCGGCGAGGACGTCTCCCCCGTGCTGCTCCCACCGCGCCTGAGGATTCGTTCCTCCACATCGGACTCGGCCGCGGGGCGTGGCCGGTAG
- a CDS encoding DUF6801 domain-containing protein → MRRVAKSRRAVVGAAVVALFCTGALAGSAHTASATPVRSELDYTCAVESGPELVVRAGVTLVLPEEGMANGDVPYSEPAFIDVDLSLGAERTGLAARGGVRLDGDSTATLAVGFVGPVTLESAAVLTFAPTWVTPSGDGLPLTAAGGLPGLSFARPGDYAIHLGELNLSLRPERADGTPLGTVTATCAPDPAQGSLGTLTSESSIIEHPVRPSQLRVTGVTPTSASLAWHAVPWWFDTWGYEVYLDGVKVAFATGKQATITGLAPDSQHRVKVVTRDVRGFSSPPSQGLVFATPPAGR, encoded by the coding sequence ATGCGACGAGTGGCGAAGTCCCGGCGCGCCGTGGTCGGCGCGGCGGTCGTGGCGTTGTTCTGCACCGGGGCGTTGGCGGGGAGCGCGCACACCGCGTCGGCGACACCGGTGAGGTCGGAGCTGGACTACACGTGCGCGGTCGAGTCCGGGCCGGAGCTGGTGGTGCGGGCCGGCGTCACCCTCGTGCTGCCGGAAGAGGGGATGGCGAACGGCGACGTCCCGTACTCCGAGCCCGCGTTCATCGACGTGGACCTGTCGCTCGGCGCCGAGCGGACCGGGTTGGCGGCGCGCGGCGGGGTGCGGTTGGACGGCGACAGCACGGCGACGCTCGCGGTGGGCTTCGTCGGGCCCGTCACGCTGGAGAGCGCGGCGGTGCTGACGTTCGCCCCGACGTGGGTCACGCCGTCCGGTGACGGGCTGCCCCTGACCGCGGCGGGAGGTCTACCGGGACTGTCCTTCGCGCGGCCCGGCGACTACGCCATCCACCTCGGCGAACTCAACCTGTCGCTGCGCCCCGAGCGGGCCGACGGCACGCCGCTGGGAACGGTGACCGCCACCTGCGCGCCCGACCCGGCGCAGGGCTCGCTGGGCACGCTGACCTCCGAGTCGAGCATCATCGAGCACCCGGTGCGGCCGTCCCAGCTGCGGGTGACGGGGGTGACGCCCACCAGCGCGTCGCTGGCCTGGCACGCGGTCCCGTGGTGGTTCGACACGTGGGGTTACGAGGTCTACCTCGACGGGGTGAAGGTCGCGTTCGCCACCGGGAAGCAGGCGACGATCACCGGCCTGGCTCCCGACAGCCAGCACCGGGTCAAGGTCGTGACCCGGGACGTGCGCGGCTTCTCGTCGCCCCCGAGCCAGGGCCTGGTGTTCGCCACTCCTCCCGCCGGCCGCTGA
- a CDS encoding cyclopropane-fatty-acyl-phospholipid synthase family protein yields MSGIPPSTWYVDFFTELPNEFWRRAVPPEVTVAEIDFVEERLGLAPGSRVLDVPCGSGRHSLELARRGHRATGVDLSAEAIGHARRAAAGLDVEFVHADMRDIPQGNGFDAVVCLGNSFGYLELDGLREFAAALGGAVRPGGGLVVDFASAAESVLPGYRAEPRTMRTGDITVLATSEYDVAGSRMLSHYRFTRGEEELDTTAIHHVYTVAQIVDLLSGNGFTDIGLFAGPDGEPYGIGSGRLLLTARRTS; encoded by the coding sequence ATGTCCGGAATTCCCCCGTCCACCTGGTACGTGGACTTCTTCACCGAACTGCCCAACGAGTTCTGGCGGCGCGCCGTGCCGCCGGAGGTCACCGTCGCGGAGATCGACTTCGTCGAGGAACGCCTGGGTCTCGCGCCGGGCTCACGGGTCCTGGACGTGCCGTGCGGCAGCGGGCGGCACAGCCTGGAACTCGCCCGGCGCGGGCACCGGGCGACCGGGGTCGACCTGTCCGCCGAGGCGATCGGGCACGCCCGCCGCGCCGCCGCCGGTCTCGACGTCGAGTTCGTCCACGCCGACATGCGGGACATCCCGCAGGGCAACGGGTTCGACGCCGTGGTGTGCCTGGGCAACAGCTTCGGCTACCTCGAACTCGACGGCCTGCGGGAGTTCGCCGCCGCGCTGGGCGGCGCCGTCCGCCCCGGCGGCGGCCTGGTGGTCGACTTCGCCTCGGCGGCCGAGTCGGTCCTGCCCGGCTACCGGGCCGAACCTCGGACCATGCGGACCGGCGACATCACCGTCCTCGCCACCAGCGAGTACGACGTCGCCGGGAGCCGGATGCTGAGCCACTACCGGTTCACCCGCGGCGAGGAAGAGCTCGACACGACCGCGATCCACCACGTGTACACGGTGGCTCAGATCGTCGACCTGTTGTCCGGCAACGGGTTCACCGACATCGGGCTGTTCGCCGGCCCGGACGGCGAACCGTACGGGATCGGGAGCGGCCGACTCCTGCTCACCGCGCGCCGGACGTCCTGA
- a CDS encoding sorbosone dehydrogenase family protein has translation MLRRRSRSIPLLAGLLVLALSAFLSPPVSGSTATGTPRTRSVPLTELTVASEQVANGLRRPIAITGLPDGRMLIAEKEGTVRAYHPRTGLAAEPVLDLTERIDASDNERGLLGITPAPDFARTGVLYVAYTSLPAGELTLARVPINAPARVQVLLTQEHAEYGNHNGGQVAFGRDGYLYWSLGDGGGAYDPFKSGQDLGTLLGKIVRIDVNRTCGAKPYCVPSSNPFVRAAGARPEIWLYGLRNPWRFSVDPVDGSLWIGDVGQGLVEEINHIRPWQGGANLGWSCREGTPVFDPQQCRAGGRYTDPVFEYDHYNDNCSVTGGVVYRGSRTPEAWGTYIASDYCSTRVFAVRPKFDGGYETATIGNLPTQPSAIATDVHGELYSLSDLPGYLNRVRFERVQPASGDGVSNR, from the coding sequence ATGTTGCGACGGCGTAGTCGCTCGATCCCCTTGCTCGCCGGCCTGCTCGTCCTGGCCCTGTCCGCGTTCCTGTCACCCCCGGTGAGCGGCAGCACCGCGACCGGCACGCCCCGCACCCGCTCGGTGCCGCTCACGGAGCTGACCGTGGCGTCCGAACAGGTGGCGAACGGTTTGCGGCGCCCGATCGCGATCACCGGGCTGCCGGACGGTCGGATGCTGATCGCGGAGAAGGAGGGCACGGTCCGCGCCTACCACCCCCGCACGGGCCTGGCCGCCGAACCGGTGCTCGACCTGACCGAGCGGATCGACGCGTCGGACAACGAGCGCGGCCTCCTCGGCATCACGCCCGCGCCGGACTTCGCCCGGACCGGCGTCCTCTACGTGGCGTACACGAGCCTGCCGGCCGGTGAGCTGACCCTGGCGCGGGTGCCCATCAACGCCCCGGCGCGGGTTCAGGTGCTGCTCACCCAGGAGCACGCCGAGTACGGCAACCACAACGGCGGACAGGTGGCGTTCGGCCGCGACGGCTACCTCTACTGGTCCCTCGGCGACGGTGGCGGCGCGTACGACCCGTTCAAGTCCGGCCAGGACCTCGGCACCCTGCTCGGGAAGATCGTGCGGATCGACGTCAACCGCACCTGCGGGGCGAAGCCCTACTGCGTGCCCTCCTCCAACCCGTTCGTCCGCGCGGCGGGCGCGCGGCCGGAGATCTGGCTCTACGGGCTGCGCAACCCGTGGCGGTTCTCCGTCGACCCGGTCGACGGCTCGCTGTGGATCGGCGACGTCGGCCAGGGCCTGGTCGAGGAGATCAACCACATCCGCCCGTGGCAGGGCGGGGCCAACCTGGGCTGGTCCTGCCGCGAGGGCACCCCGGTGTTCGACCCGCAGCAGTGCCGGGCGGGCGGTCGGTACACCGACCCGGTCTTCGAGTACGACCACTACAACGACAACTGCTCGGTGACCGGCGGCGTGGTGTACCGGGGTTCCCGGACCCCGGAGGCGTGGGGCACCTACATCGCGAGCGACTACTGCTCGACCCGCGTGTTCGCCGTGCGCCCCAAGTTCGACGGCGGCTACGAGACCGCCACGATCGGCAACCTCCCCACCCAGCCGAGCGCGATCGCCACCGACGTGCACGGCGAGCTGTACTCGCTCAGCGACCTCCCGGGGTACCTGAACCGGGTGCGGTTCGAGCGGGTCCAGCCGGCCTCCGGCGACGGGGTGTCGAACCGCTGA
- a CDS encoding PRC-barrel domain containing protein, producing MQPFPFTPWAWRDPSWLTDRDRAAEDVEREGAAGARPDTGVIGYHVEATDGGIGKVDEDDAEVPADCLMVDTGPWIFGRKVVLPVGTVHRVDHEERKVYVDRTKEQIKNAPEYDPGAPDRDDYRRRTGDYYTETYRIPPMM from the coding sequence ATGCAACCGTTCCCGTTCACCCCGTGGGCCTGGCGCGACCCGTCGTGGCTGACCGACCGGGACCGAGCGGCGGAGGACGTCGAGCGGGAGGGCGCGGCGGGCGCCCGGCCGGACACCGGTGTGATCGGCTACCACGTCGAAGCCACCGACGGCGGCATCGGCAAGGTCGACGAGGACGACGCCGAGGTGCCCGCGGACTGCCTCATGGTCGACACCGGTCCGTGGATCTTCGGCCGCAAGGTCGTCCTGCCCGTGGGCACCGTGCACCGCGTCGACCACGAGGAGCGCAAGGTCTACGTCGACCGCACCAAGGAGCAGATCAAGAACGCGCCCGAGTACGACCCGGGCGCCCCCGACCGCGACGACTACCGGCGTCGGACCGGCGACTACTACACCGAGACCTACCGCATCCCGCCGATGATGTAG
- a CDS encoding ABC transporter permease translates to MRPRPVTALVLANLKRQLRDKVGMFFIVVMPFVTIVFVGMAMGGSSDAKLPVAVVADTSDPVSAAVVAELESDEALEVRRAEDEEEVRDGVRQGELAAGLVVAPGDTELELVMTQTSGSGMAARSKIDVAVGKVAAVLEATRAARAAGASPEQAEAYVRTAREESVAVTVASTGGEDSAKPTGFAYTAPANLLLFTFINSMAVAAALVESRRIGMVRRSLAAPVRRSRVLLGEAVSRFGVAVAQSLLIIVASRFLFDVRWGDPLGVAVVVALFCLIATGAAMLVGALVRSPQQAPAIGPPVGIVLGMLGGCLWPREVAGEALTTIGYLFPHSWAMDALLTLSRPSAGLGSVLVEVAVLAGMAVVALGVALVVFQRRALTTI, encoded by the coding sequence GTGAGGCCCCGCCCCGTCACCGCGCTGGTGCTGGCCAACCTGAAGCGCCAGCTGCGCGACAAGGTCGGCATGTTCTTCATCGTCGTCATGCCGTTCGTGACGATCGTGTTCGTCGGCATGGCCATGGGGGGCTCGTCGGACGCGAAGCTGCCGGTGGCCGTGGTCGCCGACACCTCCGACCCGGTGTCGGCGGCCGTGGTCGCCGAGCTGGAGTCCGACGAGGCGCTGGAGGTGCGGCGCGCGGAGGACGAGGAGGAGGTCCGCGACGGCGTCCGCCAGGGTGAGCTGGCCGCGGGACTGGTCGTGGCGCCGGGCGACACCGAACTCGAACTGGTCATGACCCAGACCAGCGGCAGCGGCATGGCCGCGCGCAGCAAGATCGACGTGGCGGTCGGCAAGGTGGCTGCGGTCCTGGAGGCGACCCGCGCGGCGCGGGCGGCGGGCGCGTCGCCGGAGCAGGCCGAGGCGTACGTGCGCACGGCGCGGGAGGAGTCGGTGGCGGTCACCGTCGCCTCGACGGGTGGCGAGGACTCCGCCAAGCCGACCGGCTTCGCCTACACCGCGCCCGCGAACCTGCTGCTGTTCACGTTCATCAACTCGATGGCCGTCGCCGCCGCGCTGGTCGAGAGCCGCCGCATCGGCATGGTCCGCCGCTCCCTGGCCGCACCGGTGCGGCGGAGCCGGGTGCTGCTGGGCGAGGCGGTGAGCCGGTTCGGGGTGGCGGTCGCGCAGTCCCTGCTGATCATCGTGGCGAGCCGGTTCCTGTTCGACGTGCGGTGGGGCGACCCGCTGGGCGTGGCGGTGGTCGTGGCGCTGTTCTGCCTGATCGCCACGGGCGCCGCGATGCTGGTCGGCGCCCTGGTGCGCTCGCCGCAGCAGGCCCCGGCCATCGGCCCCCCGGTGGGCATCGTGCTGGGCATGCTGGGCGGCTGCCTGTGGCCGCGCGAGGTGGCCGGCGAAGCGCTGACCACGATCGGCTACCTGTTCCCGCACTCGTGGGCGATGGACGCGCTGCTCACCCTGTCCCGCCCGTCGGCGGGGCTGGGGTCGGTGCTGGTCGAGGTCGCGGTGCTGGCGGGCATGGCGGTGGTGGCGCTCGGCGTCGCGCTGGTGGTGTTCCAACGGCGGGCGCTGACGACGATCTAG
- a CDS encoding ABC transporter permease, with product MGKSTLRALLVVGGHELRSRLRDGTAPLIALVAPILLATLFGLALGGDDDPPLKATIGVVDLDGGEFPASVQREALNTDELKGVLTFRQYPDEGAARTAVDGGEAGAALVFPAGFSEGVGAGRGGQVSVLESPESPLAGVVARSMVDRISALVEARTLAVRASLEAGVPADRVQLFVEENGAAGPPLSLVGDPVAGGRVDLAVHYGSGMAVMFAFFVVGTTARSLLTERQNGTLDRMRAAPVPLWTALVGKSAVGFGLALVSMCATWLSSVLIFGASWGDPAGVFPLLLAHVFAATAIVMLVASRAKTDAQADGYTLGVAFVFAFLGGSIVPVYNLPEWLRGVSLITPNGWVSAGLSELAGTGAGPSAVLVPIAVVTGIGVVAGALALLGFRKGRFA from the coding sequence TTGGGGAAGAGCACCTTGCGTGCCCTGCTGGTCGTGGGCGGGCACGAGTTGCGGTCGCGGCTGCGGGACGGCACCGCGCCGCTGATCGCGCTCGTCGCGCCGATCCTGCTCGCGACCCTGTTCGGGCTGGCGCTGGGCGGTGACGACGACCCGCCGCTCAAGGCGACCATCGGCGTGGTCGACCTCGACGGCGGCGAGTTCCCGGCCAGCGTGCAGCGCGAGGCGCTGAACACCGACGAGCTGAAGGGCGTGCTGACCTTCCGCCAGTACCCGGACGAGGGCGCGGCGCGCACCGCGGTCGACGGCGGCGAGGCGGGTGCGGCCCTGGTGTTCCCCGCCGGGTTCAGCGAGGGCGTCGGCGCGGGCCGCGGCGGGCAGGTGTCCGTCCTGGAGTCGCCCGAGTCGCCGCTGGCGGGTGTGGTGGCGCGCAGCATGGTCGACCGGATCTCGGCGCTGGTCGAGGCCAGGACGCTGGCCGTGCGCGCCTCGCTGGAGGCGGGCGTGCCCGCCGACCGGGTGCAGCTCTTCGTGGAGGAGAACGGCGCGGCCGGGCCGCCGCTGTCGCTGGTCGGCGACCCGGTCGCGGGCGGTCGGGTGGACCTGGCCGTGCACTACGGCTCGGGCATGGCGGTGATGTTCGCGTTCTTCGTCGTCGGCACCACGGCCCGCAGCCTGCTCACCGAGCGGCAGAACGGCACGCTCGACCGGATGCGCGCCGCGCCGGTGCCGCTGTGGACGGCGCTGGTGGGCAAGAGCGCGGTCGGGTTCGGGCTGGCGCTGGTCAGCATGTGCGCGACCTGGCTGTCCTCGGTGCTGATCTTCGGCGCGAGCTGGGGCGACCCGGCCGGGGTGTTCCCGCTGCTGCTGGCGCACGTGTTCGCGGCGACCGCGATCGTGATGCTGGTGGCCAGCCGCGCGAAGACCGACGCGCAGGCCGACGGCTACACGCTCGGCGTGGCGTTCGTGTTCGCGTTCCTGGGCGGCAGCATCGTGCCCGTCTACAACCTGCCCGAGTGGCTGCGCGGCGTCTCGCTGATCACGCCCAACGGGTGGGTGTCGGCAGGGCTGTCGGAGCTGGCGGGCACCGGCGCCGGGCCGTCCGCCGTGCTCGTGCCGATCGCCGTGGTCACCGGCATCGGCGTCGTCGCCGGCGCGCTGGCGCTGCTCGGCTTCCGCAAGGGGAGGTTCGCGTGA
- a CDS encoding ABC transporter ATP-binding protein codes for MTPALVCEGLVKRYGDKTVVDQVGFHIDEGEAYGLLGPNGAGKTTTISMLVGLLRPDQGSVRVGGIDVDADPVAAKRLIGYVPQEIALYPELTARENLRYFGRLHGLPRRELASRIGEVLDLVGLTGRGDDKVDTYSGGMKRRTNIAVALLHRPSLLILDEPTVGVDPQSRVAILDRVEALVGEGMSLLYTSHYMEEVERVCTRVGIIDRGRVVADGTKRELVAELGGTDRVELTVDGDVTAAAEKLRAVEGVSEAVVTGSASIRLLVAGGRHLLPALLTAVGDAGAVTGVEVVEPDLEAAFLHLTGSTLRD; via the coding sequence ATGACGCCTGCGCTGGTGTGCGAGGGCCTGGTCAAGCGCTACGGCGACAAGACCGTGGTCGACCAGGTCGGCTTCCACATCGACGAGGGGGAGGCGTACGGGTTGCTCGGCCCCAACGGGGCCGGCAAGACCACGACCATCTCCATGCTCGTCGGGCTGCTGCGCCCGGACCAGGGCTCGGTGCGGGTCGGCGGCATCGACGTCGACGCGGACCCGGTGGCCGCCAAGCGGCTCATCGGGTACGTGCCGCAGGAGATCGCGCTGTACCCGGAGCTGACCGCCCGGGAGAACCTGCGCTACTTCGGCAGGCTCCACGGCCTGCCGCGCCGCGAGCTGGCCTCGCGCATCGGCGAGGTGCTGGACCTGGTCGGCCTGACCGGTCGCGGCGACGACAAGGTGGACACCTACTCCGGCGGCATGAAGCGGCGCACCAACATCGCCGTGGCCCTGCTGCACCGGCCGAGCCTGCTCATCCTCGACGAACCGACGGTCGGCGTGGACCCGCAGAGCCGCGTCGCCATCCTGGACCGGGTCGAGGCGCTGGTCGGCGAGGGCATGAGCCTGCTCTACACCTCCCACTACATGGAGGAGGTGGAGCGGGTGTGCACGCGGGTCGGGATCATCGACCGGGGCCGCGTGGTCGCCGACGGGACCAAGCGCGAGCTGGTCGCCGAACTGGGCGGCACGGACCGCGTGGAGCTGACGGTGGACGGCGACGTCACCGCGGCGGCCGAGAAGCTGCGGGCCGTGGAGGGCGTGTCCGAGGCGGTGGTCACCGGGTCGGCGTCGATCCGGCTGCTCGTCGCCGGCGGGCGGCACCTGCTGCCCGCGCTGCTGACCGCCGTCGGCGACGCGGGCGCGGTGACCGGTGTCGAGGTGGTCGAGCCCGACCTGGAGGCGGCGTTCCTGCACCTCACCGGCAGCACCCTGCGCGACTGA
- a CDS encoding nitrous oxide reductase family maturation protein NosD: protein MPVTEAPAEVRIQPGDSVQEALDACAPGAVLRLAEGSYEGNLVIARPDVTLVGAGAGRTVIVPGAVTPSAVPALHDAPADVVSGITAHDVSGVTVEGLTVRGFSGAGVYAHTATNLRLVDVESVDNAVWGLYVRESAEVEVLRCRAEGSQYGGIALAFCPAADALIADSESTANAFGVFIDNSSRARVLRNRSHGNAAGVLLLHQTYEGELPGGVADVLVADNDITGNTLASGGDEPGVLGFAGPPISGVGIAAIGVQRVSVVGNRVHGNEPGGPSVMGAALVLASSADWGGSDSVDNCFEWNTITGNSPFDVQIGTDPGNQRFRNNVVGSSQPERIDGCGP from the coding sequence ATGCCCGTGACCGAGGCCCCGGCCGAAGTCCGCATTCAACCGGGGGATTCCGTCCAGGAAGCGCTCGACGCCTGCGCTCCGGGCGCGGTGCTGCGCCTGGCCGAGGGCTCCTACGAGGGCAACCTGGTGATCGCCCGCCCGGACGTCACGCTCGTCGGCGCGGGCGCGGGCCGCACGGTGATCGTGCCCGGCGCCGTCACGCCCAGCGCCGTGCCGGCGCTGCACGACGCGCCCGCCGACGTGGTCAGCGGCATCACCGCGCACGACGTCTCCGGTGTGACCGTCGAGGGCCTGACCGTGCGCGGCTTCTCCGGCGCGGGCGTCTACGCGCACACCGCGACCAACCTGCGGCTCGTCGACGTCGAGTCGGTCGACAACGCGGTGTGGGGCCTGTACGTGCGCGAGTCGGCCGAGGTGGAGGTGTTGCGCTGCCGTGCCGAGGGCAGCCAGTACGGCGGCATCGCGCTGGCGTTCTGCCCGGCCGCCGACGCGCTGATCGCCGACAGCGAGAGCACCGCCAACGCCTTCGGCGTGTTCATCGACAACTCCAGCCGCGCGCGGGTGCTGCGCAACCGCAGCCACGGCAACGCGGCGGGCGTGCTGCTGCTGCACCAGACGTACGAGGGCGAGCTCCCCGGCGGCGTCGCCGACGTGCTCGTCGCGGACAACGACATCACCGGCAACACCCTGGCCTCCGGTGGCGACGAGCCCGGCGTGCTGGGGTTCGCCGGTCCGCCGATCTCCGGCGTCGGCATCGCCGCCATCGGCGTCCAGCGCGTCTCGGTCGTCGGCAACCGGGTGCACGGCAACGAACCCGGTGGCCCGTCGGTCATGGGCGCCGCGCTGGTCCTGGCCTCGTCGGCGGACTGGGGCGGCTCCGACTCGGTGGACAACTGCTTCGAGTGGAACACCATCACCGGCAACAGCCCGTTCGACGTGCAGATCGGCACCGACCCCGGCAACCAGCGCTTCCGCAACAACGTGGTGGGCTCCTCCCAGCCGGAGCGGATCGACGGGTGCGGACCTTGA
- a CDS encoding phosphopantetheinyl transferase, producing the protein MTAPLMLFGVDVVDVARVTRAMSYSGPAYTRHVASPTEHDLHADPGLATAATVAVKECLVKAIGGRPPGFSWHDFEARGEAPPPGAEWTDPLLAAAVPEVEAATRVSMTERCAYTVFGASGSAALARLTERSAEPGDDAAVVGMARWGFRGDLIVALAILTTTSRGALRCP; encoded by the coding sequence GTGACGGCGCCGCTGATGCTGTTCGGGGTGGACGTGGTGGACGTCGCCCGGGTCACCCGCGCCATGTCCTACAGCGGACCCGCCTACACCCGGCACGTCGCCTCGCCCACCGAGCACGACCTGCACGCCGACCCCGGCCTCGCCACCGCGGCCACGGTCGCGGTCAAGGAATGCCTGGTGAAGGCCATCGGCGGCCGTCCGCCCGGGTTCTCCTGGCACGACTTCGAAGCGCGCGGCGAGGCGCCGCCGCCCGGTGCGGAGTGGACCGACCCGCTGCTGGCCGCCGCCGTGCCCGAGGTCGAGGCGGCCACCCGGGTGTCGATGACCGAGCGCTGCGCCTACACCGTGTTCGGGGCCAGCGGCTCGGCCGCCCTGGCGCGGCTCACCGAGCGGTCCGCTGAGCCCGGTGACGACGCGGCCGTCGTCGGCATGGCCCGCTGGGGCTTCCGCGGCGACCTGATCGTCGCCCTTGCCATACTGACCACCACGTCGAGAGGAGCGCTGCGATGCCCGTGA
- a CDS encoding alpha/beta fold hydrolase yields MTVFTADHRPAPGGRPLVAFMSALFAGGWIWDHPFAALADAGWPVLRTEEPICGVDAKIAGSIERLGDALMEAVDAAGAEEVVICANSLGGLVAIDLAGRFPDRVRAIAVSGAPGLSADPDVGLNMDRRGDVRLQGEQFRDRMLAALFHGEPLFTDEQVESTAQLLRQGSAMVAMARSIRATRTYQVDPAMDKVTCPSLYIWGRHDRMTPIEPWLDLVPRHANTEFVTVEDCGHIPMIERGEVYTAELLRFLDGVTG; encoded by the coding sequence ATGACGGTCTTCACCGCCGACCACCGGCCCGCACCGGGCGGGCGACCGCTGGTGGCCTTCATGTCCGCCCTGTTCGCGGGCGGCTGGATCTGGGACCACCCGTTCGCCGCCCTCGCCGACGCCGGGTGGCCGGTGCTGCGCACCGAGGAGCCGATCTGCGGGGTGGACGCGAAGATCGCGGGTTCCATCGAACGCCTCGGCGACGCCCTGATGGAGGCCGTGGACGCGGCCGGCGCGGAGGAGGTCGTGATCTGCGCCAACTCGCTGGGCGGCCTGGTCGCCATCGACCTCGCGGGCCGCTTCCCGGACCGGGTGAGGGCCATCGCGGTCAGCGGCGCGCCCGGCCTGAGCGCCGACCCCGACGTGGGCCTGAACATGGACCGGCGGGGCGACGTGCGGTTGCAGGGCGAGCAGTTCCGCGACCGCATGCTGGCCGCCCTCTTCCACGGCGAACCGCTGTTCACCGACGAGCAGGTGGAGTCGACCGCGCAGCTGCTGCGCCAGGGCTCGGCGATGGTCGCGATGGCCCGCAGCATCCGCGCCACCAGGACCTACCAGGTCGACCCGGCGATGGACAAGGTCACCTGCCCGTCGCTGTACATCTGGGGCCGCCACGACCGCATGACGCCGATCGAACCGTGGCTCGACCTGGTGCCGAGGCACGCGAACACCGAGTTCGTCACCGTCGAGGACTGCGGGCACATCCCGATGATCGAGCGCGGCGAGGTCTACACCGCCGAGCTGCTGCGGTTCCTCGACGGGGTCACCGGGTGA